One window of Brachyhypopomus gauderio isolate BG-103 unplaced genomic scaffold, BGAUD_0.2 sc187, whole genome shotgun sequence genomic DNA carries:
- the LOC143502061 gene encoding eukaryotic translation initiation factor 4 gamma 1-like — protein sequence MKEKKRLPFPLHIGVEPKVLSDCALFPPGVPYYPTQDQYQSSGPIILSSALQQQAPPPQYALPQQRRRECQQTVVAVQTDDESTPPTATVVIPPAAASTPPPPSKVPELVVPSKLTTEPNLSQGLQLASPLSTVPVGQDSDFGASASPPPPLTDLPPADIPALEPKMGESMDAPLVSEAVPQAEKEPVEAPLEPEPPVSRSSQCQRKSPRKIITSVSFSNDIQLNKAEKAWRPSMKKVRAHKAEADEENLEVAKTLDLLRRVRSILNKLTPQMFQPLMKQLTELSMDTEERLKGVVDLVYEKAISEPKFSVTYAKLCRCLMMLKVPTSDKSGGTVNFGRLLLNCCQKEFAKDKDSNERKQKELEAASEDEERQRLIEELDAMKDEARHRSLGNIKFIGELFKVEMLSELILHDCIVKLLQKSHSEERLEY from the exons atgaaggagaaaaaacgACTTCCTTTCCCTCTCCACATTGGGGTGGAGCCTAAGGTGTTATCTGATTGTGCCTTGTTTCCTCCAGGTGTGCCGTATTACCCTACGCAGGACCAGTACCAGTCTTCAGGGCCCATCATATTGAGCTCTGCCCTGCAGcagcaggccccaccccctcagtatGCCCTGCCCCAACAGCGCAGGAGAGAGTGCCAGCAG ACTGTGGTCGCAGTGCAGACCGATGATGAAAGCACGCCACCTACAGCTACTGTAGTGATTCCACCCG CAGCTGCCTCAACCCCCCCGCCTCCATCTAAGGTGCCCGAGCTGGTGGTTCCTTCAAAACTGACAACGGAGCCTAACCTGTCCCAGGGTCTCCAACTGGCCTCACCACTGAGCACAGTGCCTGTTGGACAAGACTCCGATTTCGGAGCGTCTGCCTCCCCGCCACCTCCTCTGACGGACCTTCCTCCAGCAGACATCCCTGCTCTTGAGCCCAAGATGGGTGAGAGTATGGATGCGCCATTGGTATCGGAAGCAGTGCCCCAAGCAGAGAAGGAGCCTGTTGAGGCCCCTTTGGAGCCAGAG ccTCCAGTTTCGAGGTCCTCACAGTGCCAGCGCAAAAGTCCACGCAAGATCATCACCAGTGTCTCATTCAGCAACGACATCCAGCTGAACAAGGCGGAGAAGGCGTGGAGGCCCTCAATGAAGAAGGTGCGCGCCCACAAGGCTGAAGCTGACGAGGAGAACCTGGAGGTGGCCAAGACCCTGGACCTGCTGCGACGTGTGCGCAGCATCCTGAACAAGCTCACGCCACAGATGTTCCAGCCACTGATGAAGCAGCTGACGGAGCTGAGCATGGACACGGAGGAGCGGCTCAAGGGAGTCGTCGATCTTGTATACGAGAAGGCCATCTCTGAGCCCAAGTTCTCCGTGACTTATGCTAAATTGTGTCGCTGCCTGATGATG ctgaaagtgcccacctctgataagtcaggaggcacagtgaattttggaaggctgctgctcaattgctgccagaaggagtttgcgaaggacaaggacagcaacgagcgcaagcagaaggagctggaagccgcatcagag gatgaggagcgtcagcgcctgatcgaggagctggacgccatgaaggacgaggcccgccaccgttccctcggtaacatcaagtttatcggggagctgtttaaggtggagatgctgtcggagcttatattgcatgactgtatagtcaagctgctccagaagagccacagcgaggaaagactaga
- the LOC143502063 gene encoding cyclin-dependent kinase 5 activator 1-like has translation MADTFQSTSYWAADKPSSFLVKSSTSELLTCLGEFLCRRSCLLKDLSAHEPLQCVRSVDRSLTLTGWQQQGFFTPGTVVFLYMLCRDIVSAEVATKEELQAVLLTGLYVSFSFDCHEISYPDKPFLLEENRGAFWTRALEIVNRMSGKMLHINNNLQYFGQIFNDLKNRVDN, from the exons ATGGCTGATACTTTTCAGTCCACCTCATATTGGGC TGCAGACAAGCCTAGTAGTTTTCTTGTGAAGTCCTCCACCAGCGAGCTGCTCACCTGCCTGGGTGAGTTCCTGTGCCGACGTTCCTGTCTGCTGAAGGACCTCTCTGCCCATGAGCCCTTGCAGTGTGTTCGCAGTGTGGACCGCTCCTTGACACTGACAGGATGGCAACAGCAAGGCTTCTTCACTCCAGGCACCGTGGTCTTCCTCTACATGCTGTGTCGTGACATCGTTTCAGCTGAGGTGGCCACCAAGGAGGAGCTGCAGGCCGTGCTGCTCACcggtttgtacgtgtctttctcctttgactgtcatgagatcaGCTACCCAGACAAACCTTTCCTGCTGGAAGAAAATAGAGGGGCCTTTTGGACCCGAGCCCTGGAAATCGTGAACCGGATGAGTGGCAAGATGCTGCATATTAATAACAACCTGCAGTATTTTGGACAGATCTTCAATGACCTCAAGAACAGGGTAGATAATTAA
- the LOC143502062 gene encoding uncharacterized protein LOC143502062 produces the protein MFDYIWHGKFWTVDAAKDDGTLGRLVNDNHINPNYKIKRIVVEGRPWLCLFASRDINTREEITYNYGDGDCPWRSKVTKTKMAADSNCLESDCATGDDQHCTDPQQQESPFSNTVTKTTTAADSNCSESDCATGDDQHCTDPQQQESPFSNTVTKTTTAADSNCLESDCATGDDQHCTDPQQQESSFSNMVTKTTTAADSNCLESDCATGDDQHCTDPQQQESSFSNMV, from the exons ATGTTCGACTACATCTGGCACGGAAAGTTCTGGAC TGTTGATGCTGCAAAGGACGATGGCACTCTCGGAAGACTGGTTAATGATAACCACATTAACCCTAACTATAAAATTAAGAGAATCGTTGTGGAAGGAAGACCTTGGTTGTGTCTTTTTGCTTCAAGAGACATAAATACTAGAGAGGAGATTACTTATAATTATGGAGATGGTGATTGTCCCTGGAGGAGCAAA gtgaCAAAAACTAAAATGGCAGCAGACAGTAATTGTTTGGAGTCAGACTGTGCCACTGGAGATGATCAGCATTGCACTGACCCTCAACAGCAAGAGTCTCCTTTCAGCAACACC gtgaCAAAAACTACAACGGCAGCAGACAGTAATTGTTCGGAGTCAGACTGTGCCACTGGAGATGATCAGCATTGCACTGACCCTCAACAGCAAGAGTCTCCTTTCAGCAACACG gtgaCAAAAACTACAACGGCAGCAGACAGTAATTGTTTGGAGTCAGACTGTGCCACTGGAGATGATCAGCATTGCACTGACCCTCAACAGCAAGAGTCTTCTTTCAGCAACATG gtgaCAAAAACTACAACGGCAGCAGACAGTAATTGTTTGGAGTCAGACTGTGCCACTGGAGATGATCAGCATTGCACTGACCCTCAACAGCAAGAGTCTTCTTTCAGCAACATGGTATGA